In one Nicotiana sylvestris chromosome 8, ASM39365v2, whole genome shotgun sequence genomic region, the following are encoded:
- the LOC138875496 gene encoding uncharacterized protein, translating into MDVIGTMKLDASNEHMFILVAIDYFTKWFEATSYKAITKKVVTDFVKDRIVCRFRVSESINTDNAANLNSELMKAMCETFKIKHKNSPSIQTSNEWSCGSRQQKHQENSEENDIQPQAMAQEITIYLIGEAELSDAEWIRSCYEQLALIDRKRMNAVCHDQLYQNRMSRAFNKRVKPRQFALEQLVLI; encoded by the exons atggatgtcatcggtACAATGAAGCTCGACGCTTCAAACGAGCAcatgttcattttagtggccatagactacttcacaaaatggtttgaggctacatcttacaaagctataaccaagaaagtcgtcacagattttgtcaaggatcgtattgtttgtcgtTTCAGGGTGTCAGAATCCATCAATACCGACAATGCCGCCAACCTAAATAGTGAattaatgaaagctatgtgtgaaaccttcaagatcaagcataagaattcccccagcatacagacctcaaatgaatggagctgtggaagtcgccaacaaaaacatcaagaaaattCTGAGGAAAATGATATACAACCACAAGCAATGGCACAAGAAATTACCATTTACCTTATTGGG GAAGcagaactcagtgatgcagaatggataaggagttgCTATGAACAGTTGGCTCTTATCGacagaaaaagaatgaatgcagtatgtcatgatcaactttatcagaacagaatgtctagagctttcaacaaaagggtcaaacctagACAATTTGCACTGGAGCAGCTGGTGTTGATatga
- the LOC138875497 gene encoding uncharacterized protein, whose amino-acid sequence MDLLKYIFQKPMPTGKLAKWQILLSEFDIIYVTQKVVKGQALADHLAENPVGGEYEPLKMYFPNEKMSFVGEDITEAYDGWRIFFDGDANFKGVGIGAVLVLETGQHYSVQVEWAIKNTKILPYLYHVQELMKRFTNIEFKHVPRIQKEFADALATLSSMIQHPDKNFIDPIPIRIHSQPAYCAHVEEEIDENPWYHDIKEYLAKEEYLEHANHTKKHTLRRLSNHYFQSGGILYRRTPELGLLRCVDAKEASRLLEEIHTGTCGPHMNDFVLAKKKLRA is encoded by the exons AACTAGCCAAATGGCAGatattgttgagtgagtttgatatcatctatgtgactcagaaggtggtcaagggacaggctttagcagatcacctcgcagaaaatcctgtgggaggggaatatgagccattgaaaatgtattttcccaaTGAAAAAATGTCATTTGTCGGAGAAGATATTACCGAAGCCtacgacggttggagaatattttttgACGGAgatgcaaatttcaaaggagtgggtattggagcagttttggtgttAGAGACAGGTCAACATTATTCG GTTCAAGTAGAATGGGCTATAAAGAATACTAAGATACTACCATATCTATATCATGTGCAAGAATTGATGAAGAGGTTCACGAatatagaattcaaacatgttccgagAATCCAAAAGGAGTTCGCAGACGCACTGGCTACTttgtcttccatgatacaacatccagataagaatttcatcgatcccatcccAATAAGGATCCATagtcagccagcttattgtgctcatgttgaagaagaaatagatgagaatccatggtatcacgatatcaaggaatacttggcgaaaGAAGAATACCTGGAACATGCAAATCATACTAAAAAACAcacgctccggagattgtccaatcattaCTTCCAAAGTGGAGGAATTCTATACAGAAGGACTCCAGAGCTAGGATTATTACGGTGTGTTGACGCCAAAGAAGCTTCTAGATTGCTCGAGGAAATACACACCGgaacctgcgggccgcacatgaatgatTTCGTTCTTGCCAAGAAGAAATTAAGAGCATGA